One stretch of Burkholderia pyrrocinia DNA includes these proteins:
- a CDS encoding BCCT family transporter, translated as MPDSRPSPRTTFKPQVVLPALAVIGALLAVCALLPSEAGTLFSAGQQWVVMRFDWFYVLAVTTFLVFLVLIAASDFGNIRLGPDDAEPEFSFVSWTAMLFAAGMGIGLMYFGVGEPMQHFLKPPTVDPGTPAAAREAMLMTFFHWGFHAWAIYGLMGLVLAYFGFRYNLPLTLRSGLYPVLRERINGWIGHTVDAFALVGTVAGIATTLGYGVMQMSAGLHTVVGWETGSNLFRIGLVAIVVLLAGLSAASGLDKGVRRLSELNLLLAFLLLAFVVVAGPTAFLFRALGDNIGQYLSNLVDLSFRTYAYASPREEGWFGGWTILYWAWWISWSPFVGMFIARISRGRTIRQFVIGVLLVPTAFNLVWMTVFGNSAIWLDTHGAAGALAQTATNVDALLFRFFDFLPLSQLLSIAAIVLIAVFFVTSADSGAFVIDQIATRGNAHSPVWQRLFWAVLLGVTAAVLLVAGGLGALQAMTLIAALPVAIIMLALCYGLWRGLAADRAHYSQEIAPAASYWTGQHWRHRLTHILRQTTEAEARQFVAETVEPALRKVADELRASGVDAHVQRDSDDAVRLTVPTAEHRDFVYGVRVTVKSAAAFLVREAAEPEAARAHVYGIVTFFEDGRLGYDVEYLRGDEVIADVLRQYERYVSLAADKRTHLLSRAPGHATEAE; from the coding sequence ATGCCAGATTCCCGTCCCTCCCCGCGCACGACATTCAAGCCGCAGGTCGTCCTGCCCGCGCTCGCGGTCATCGGTGCACTGCTGGCCGTCTGTGCGCTGCTCCCGAGCGAAGCCGGCACGCTGTTCTCCGCCGGCCAGCAATGGGTCGTCATGCGCTTCGACTGGTTCTACGTCCTGGCCGTCACCACGTTCCTCGTGTTTCTCGTGCTGATCGCCGCGAGCGATTTCGGCAACATCCGGCTCGGCCCCGACGACGCCGAACCCGAGTTCAGCTTCGTATCGTGGACGGCCATGCTGTTCGCGGCAGGCATGGGCATCGGCCTCATGTACTTCGGCGTCGGCGAGCCGATGCAGCACTTCCTGAAGCCGCCGACCGTCGACCCCGGCACGCCTGCCGCCGCACGCGAGGCGATGCTGATGACCTTCTTCCACTGGGGCTTCCATGCGTGGGCGATCTACGGGCTGATGGGGCTCGTGCTCGCGTACTTCGGCTTTCGCTACAACCTGCCGCTGACGCTGCGCTCGGGGCTGTATCCGGTGCTGCGCGAGCGCATCAACGGCTGGATCGGCCACACGGTCGACGCGTTCGCGCTGGTCGGCACGGTCGCCGGCATCGCGACCACGCTCGGCTATGGCGTGATGCAGATGAGCGCGGGCCTGCATACGGTCGTCGGCTGGGAGACCGGCAGCAATCTGTTTCGCATCGGGCTCGTCGCGATCGTGGTGCTGCTCGCGGGCCTGTCGGCCGCCAGCGGCCTCGACAAGGGCGTGCGCCGGCTGTCCGAGCTGAACCTGCTGCTCGCGTTCCTGCTGCTCGCGTTCGTGGTCGTCGCGGGCCCGACGGCCTTCCTGTTCCGCGCGCTCGGCGACAACATCGGCCAGTACCTGTCGAATCTCGTCGACCTGTCGTTTCGCACCTATGCGTATGCGTCGCCGCGCGAGGAAGGCTGGTTCGGCGGCTGGACGATCCTCTACTGGGCGTGGTGGATCTCGTGGTCGCCGTTCGTCGGCATGTTCATCGCGCGCATCTCGCGCGGCCGCACGATCCGCCAGTTCGTGATCGGCGTGCTGCTCGTGCCGACCGCGTTCAACCTCGTGTGGATGACCGTGTTCGGCAACAGCGCGATCTGGCTCGACACGCACGGCGCGGCCGGCGCGCTCGCGCAAACGGCCACCAACGTCGATGCGCTGCTGTTCCGCTTCTTCGATTTCCTGCCGTTGTCGCAACTGCTGTCGATCGCCGCGATCGTGCTGATCGCGGTGTTCTTCGTCACGTCCGCGGATTCGGGCGCGTTCGTGATCGACCAGATCGCGACGCGCGGCAACGCGCATTCGCCCGTCTGGCAACGGCTGTTCTGGGCCGTGCTGCTCGGCGTGACGGCCGCGGTGCTGCTGGTCGCCGGCGGGCTCGGCGCATTGCAGGCGATGACGCTGATCGCCGCGCTGCCGGTCGCCATCATCATGCTCGCGCTCTGCTACGGGCTGTGGCGCGGGCTCGCGGCCGACCGCGCGCACTATTCGCAGGAGATCGCGCCTGCGGCGAGCTACTGGACCGGCCAGCACTGGCGCCACCGCCTGACGCACATCCTGCGGCAGACGACCGAGGCCGAGGCGCGCCAGTTCGTCGCCGAGACGGTCGAGCCCGCGCTGCGCAAGGTCGCCGATGAACTGCGCGCGAGCGGCGTCGATGCGCACGTGCAGCGCGACAGCGACGACGCCGTGCGGCTCACCGTGCCGACCGCCGAGCATCGCGATTTCGTGTACGGCGTGCGCGTGACGGTGAAATCCGCGGCCGCGTTCCTGGTGCGCGAGGCAGCCGAGCCGGAAGCAGCGCGCGCGCACGTGTATGGGATCGTCACGTTCTTCGAGGACGGGCGGCTCGGCTACGACGTCGAATACCTGCGCGGCGACGAAGTGATCGCCGACGTGCTGCGCCAGTACGAACGCTACGTGTCGCTCGCGGCCGACAAGCGTACGCATCTGCTGAGCCGCGCACCGGGGCACGCGACGGAGGCCGAATGA
- a CDS encoding porin has translation MKAPANRYAILILSAASLGTTAARAQSSVTLYGVVDDSIAYVNNQQGHSNIYMRDGNLYASKFGLRGDEDLGGGTHAIFDLQSGFNLNNGAQAAAGTIFNRQAFVGLRNARYGTLTAGRQYTPYFLFVGPYASSSWLTGATGAHPGDIDGLDTTIRVNNSVTYTSPTFAGLSASAMYAFGGIAGSTGKGNTFSAALRYANGPVGIAAGYLRINSSGSSAGFLNPATASSGSFAVSVLNQGYLTAKAVEQVAAAGNYTLGDLTMGINYSNVKYLPGNGSAFTDTAVFNTYGVLAAYRFTPAFSVAGAFAYTLASKANGVASAARYQQYSLKESYSLSKRTTLYALQAYTHSSGQTLGAQGAGHIIDAAPIVGDSQQLTPSTTHGQFVGMAGIAVTF, from the coding sequence ATGAAAGCACCCGCCAATCGCTATGCAATCCTGATTTTATCGGCCGCATCGCTCGGCACGACCGCTGCCCGCGCGCAGAGCAGCGTGACGCTGTACGGCGTCGTCGACGATTCGATCGCGTACGTGAACAACCAGCAGGGCCATTCGAACATCTACATGCGCGACGGCAACCTGTATGCGTCGAAGTTCGGGCTGCGCGGCGACGAGGATCTCGGCGGCGGCACGCACGCGATCTTCGACCTGCAGTCCGGCTTCAACCTGAACAACGGGGCGCAGGCCGCCGCCGGCACGATATTCAATCGTCAGGCGTTCGTCGGCCTGCGCAACGCTCGCTACGGCACGCTGACGGCCGGCCGCCAGTACACGCCCTACTTCCTGTTCGTCGGCCCGTACGCGTCGAGCAGCTGGCTGACCGGCGCGACGGGTGCGCATCCGGGCGACATCGACGGCCTCGACACGACGATCCGCGTGAACAATTCGGTTACCTATACGTCGCCGACCTTCGCCGGGCTGAGCGCGAGCGCGATGTACGCATTCGGCGGCATTGCCGGCTCGACCGGCAAGGGCAACACGTTCAGCGCCGCGCTGCGCTATGCGAACGGGCCGGTCGGGATCGCGGCCGGCTACCTGCGCATCAACAGCTCGGGCTCGTCGGCAGGCTTCCTGAATCCGGCCACCGCGTCGTCGGGCAGCTTCGCGGTGTCCGTGCTGAACCAGGGCTACCTGACCGCGAAGGCCGTCGAGCAGGTCGCGGCGGCCGGCAACTACACGCTCGGCGACCTGACGATGGGCATCAACTATTCGAACGTGAAGTACCTGCCCGGCAACGGCTCCGCGTTCACCGACACGGCCGTGTTCAACACCTACGGTGTGCTTGCCGCGTACCGCTTCACGCCGGCGTTCTCGGTGGCCGGCGCATTCGCATACACGTTGGCATCGAAGGCGAACGGCGTCGCGAGCGCGGCCCGCTACCAGCAGTATTCGCTGAAGGAGTCGTACAGCCTGTCGAAGCGCACGACGCTCTATGCGCTGCAGGCGTACACGCATTCGAGCGGGCAGACGCTCGGCGCGCAAGGTGCCGGCCACATCATCGATGCGGCGCCGATCGTCGGCGATTCGCAGCAGCTCACGCCGTCGACGACGCACGGCCAGTTCGTCGGCATGGCCGGGATCGCCGTCACTTTCTGA
- a CDS encoding glycoside hydrolase family 31 protein, with translation MTSLLHPPVFRIAARHANRLLLASDAGATLEIFVLEDDIVRVRVLPDATARNPRTWSIAPGLDDVPLDGRDRLDLDGFALPSWSLAEDDDGLRIETAQIRLAVRWQGGHCTWSMRGADGAWRVALADRATQAYNFGWWDDRAYHYVARERGDKMFGLGERAGDLDRTGARFEMRNIDAMGYSAKHTDPLYKHIPFYITWSPAACQGFGLFYDTLSDCSFDMGRELDNYHGPYRYFVAEHGDLDYYFIASPDTPLAAARRFTWLTGRPARTPKWGLGYSGSTMSYTDAPDAQQQMNQFVEQCDAHDILCDSFHLSSGYTSIGAKRYVFNWNRDKFPDAKGFVKHYRDHGIRLCANIKPCLLRDHPAFDEAAKRGLLIRSASGEPAWVQFWDEVGAYLDFTQPDAYRWWREQVTSALLEYGIESTWNDNNEYEIWSPDAIAHGFGQPFPAREAKVLQTMLMMRASRDAQRAHAPTQRPFLVSRSGGAGMQRYVQTWSGDNYTSWETLRYNLKMGLGLALSGVSNIGHDIGGFSGPAPSPELLLRWVQFGIFMPRFSIHSWNDDGTVNEPWMYPEIAAQVASLIKQRYRLLPYLYHLLWLSTTRYEPVLRPTFADFPGDARCYDECDDMMLGDALLVAPVVDPGCTERTVYLPSGARWTCCASAQSFDGGASVTLPAPLDTPVMLLREGRVLPLNVADQHFGARGDTRGFLVAPRIEDGVAYGECVEDDGETEAWRDGEYGLWRIETGREASGALGVSVRWDGRPARPADRVEILLPASLQGPLAVRGARVEQDVQDGAWRRIVVAFDH, from the coding sequence ATGACTTCGCTTCTTCATCCGCCCGTGTTCCGTATCGCCGCCCGGCACGCGAACCGCCTGCTGCTCGCGTCCGACGCGGGCGCGACCCTCGAGATCTTCGTGCTCGAGGACGACATCGTGCGCGTGCGCGTGCTGCCCGATGCGACGGCACGCAACCCGCGCACGTGGTCGATCGCGCCGGGCCTCGACGACGTGCCGCTCGACGGGCGCGACCGCCTCGACCTGGACGGCTTCGCGCTTCCTTCCTGGAGCCTCGCCGAAGACGACGACGGCCTGCGCATCGAAACCGCGCAGATCCGGCTCGCGGTGCGCTGGCAAGGCGGCCATTGCACGTGGTCGATGCGCGGCGCGGACGGCGCATGGCGCGTCGCACTCGCCGACCGCGCGACGCAGGCGTACAACTTCGGCTGGTGGGACGACCGCGCGTATCACTACGTCGCCCGCGAGCGCGGCGACAAGATGTTCGGCCTCGGCGAACGCGCGGGCGACCTCGACCGCACGGGCGCGCGCTTCGAGATGCGCAACATCGACGCGATGGGCTACAGCGCGAAGCACACCGACCCGCTTTACAAGCACATCCCGTTCTACATCACGTGGTCGCCCGCTGCGTGCCAGGGCTTCGGCCTCTTCTACGACACGCTGTCGGATTGCTCGTTCGACATGGGCCGCGAGCTCGACAACTATCACGGCCCGTACCGCTATTTCGTCGCCGAGCACGGCGATCTCGACTACTACTTCATCGCGTCGCCCGATACGCCGCTCGCGGCCGCGCGGCGCTTCACGTGGCTCACCGGGCGCCCCGCGCGCACGCCGAAATGGGGCCTCGGCTATTCGGGCTCGACGATGAGCTATACCGATGCGCCGGACGCGCAGCAGCAGATGAACCAGTTCGTCGAGCAGTGCGACGCGCACGACATCCTGTGCGACTCGTTCCACCTGTCGTCGGGCTATACGTCGATCGGCGCGAAGCGCTACGTGTTCAACTGGAACCGCGACAAGTTTCCCGACGCGAAGGGTTTCGTGAAGCACTACCGCGACCACGGCATCCGCCTGTGCGCGAACATCAAGCCGTGCCTGCTGCGCGACCATCCGGCGTTCGACGAGGCCGCAAAACGTGGGCTGCTGATCCGCTCCGCGTCCGGCGAGCCTGCGTGGGTGCAGTTCTGGGACGAAGTCGGCGCGTATCTCGACTTCACGCAGCCGGACGCGTACCGCTGGTGGCGCGAGCAGGTCACCTCGGCGCTGCTCGAATACGGGATCGAGTCGACCTGGAACGACAACAACGAATACGAGATCTGGTCACCGGATGCGATCGCGCACGGCTTTGGCCAGCCGTTCCCCGCGCGCGAGGCGAAGGTGCTGCAGACGATGCTGATGATGCGCGCATCGCGCGACGCGCAGCGCGCGCATGCGCCGACGCAGCGGCCGTTCCTGGTGTCGCGCTCCGGCGGCGCCGGCATGCAGCGCTACGTGCAGACCTGGTCCGGCGACAACTACACATCGTGGGAAACGCTGCGCTACAACCTGAAGATGGGCCTCGGGCTCGCGCTGTCGGGCGTGTCGAACATCGGTCACGACATCGGCGGCTTCTCCGGGCCCGCGCCGTCGCCCGAACTCCTGCTGCGCTGGGTGCAGTTCGGCATCTTCATGCCGCGCTTCAGCATCCACTCGTGGAACGACGACGGCACCGTCAACGAACCATGGATGTATCCGGAGATCGCCGCGCAGGTCGCATCGCTGATCAAGCAGCGCTACCGGCTGCTGCCGTACCTCTATCACCTGCTGTGGCTGTCGACGACGCGCTACGAGCCCGTGCTGCGGCCGACCTTCGCCGATTTCCCCGGCGATGCGCGCTGCTACGACGAGTGCGACGACATGATGCTCGGCGACGCGCTGCTGGTCGCGCCGGTCGTCGATCCCGGCTGCACGGAGCGCACGGTCTACCTGCCGTCGGGCGCGCGCTGGACGTGCTGCGCGAGCGCGCAGTCGTTCGACGGCGGCGCAAGCGTCACGCTGCCCGCACCGCTCGATACGCCGGTGATGCTGCTGCGTGAAGGCCGCGTGCTGCCGCTGAACGTCGCGGACCAGCATTTCGGCGCGCGCGGCGACACGCGCGGCTTCCTCGTCGCGCCGCGCATCGAGGACGGCGTCGCGTACGGCGAATGCGTCGAGGACGACGGCGAGACGGAAGCGTGGCGCGACGGCGAATACGGACTGTGGCGGATCGAGACCGGCCGCGAGGCGTCGGGCGCGCTCGGCGTGTCGGTCCGCTGGGACGGCCGACCGGCCCGCCCGGCCGACCGCGTCGAGATCCTTCTGCCTGCATCGCTGCAAGGCCCGCTCGCCGTCCGCGGCGCGCGCGTCGAGCAGGATGTACAGGACGGCGCCTGGCGCCGCATCGTCGTCGCGTTCGATCACTGA
- a CDS encoding MFS transporter, with protein sequence MKTVKALRWWIIVLVCLGTILNYLARNSLAVLAPELKQVFAISTQQYSYIVGAFQIGYTIMQPVCGFIVDLIGLRLGFALFAMLWSVVGVAHGFASGWLSLGILRGFLGLFEAAAIPSGMKAVAEWFPDREKSVAVGYFNAGTSLGAAIAPPLVVFISMRFGWQSAFMVTGALGFVWAALWYTQYRSPADHPRITSQERALIRDGQATMPPVSKRRIRDVVTARRFWAIALPRFFAEPAWQTFSFWIPLYLATERHMPLTQIAIFAWMPFLAADAGGIAGGYLSPYLANRFKLPLVWSRVAGVALGAVLMLGPAMIGLVSSPYTAIALFCVGGFAHQMISALVNTLSADVFDSEEVGTASGFAGMAAWIGGLGFSLLVGALADKIGYAPLFACLGLFDLIGVTLLAVLIRGQSKQERLLARHA encoded by the coding sequence CCGAGCTGAAGCAGGTATTCGCGATCTCGACGCAGCAGTATTCGTACATCGTCGGCGCATTCCAGATCGGCTACACGATCATGCAGCCCGTGTGCGGGTTCATCGTCGACCTGATCGGGCTGCGGCTCGGGTTCGCGCTGTTCGCGATGCTGTGGTCGGTGGTCGGCGTCGCGCACGGCTTCGCGTCGGGCTGGCTGTCGCTCGGCATCCTGCGCGGCTTTCTCGGGCTGTTCGAGGCCGCCGCGATTCCGTCGGGGATGAAGGCCGTCGCCGAATGGTTTCCCGATCGCGAGAAATCCGTCGCGGTCGGCTACTTCAACGCGGGCACGTCGCTCGGCGCAGCAATCGCGCCGCCGCTCGTCGTGTTCATCTCGATGCGGTTCGGCTGGCAGTCGGCGTTCATGGTCACCGGCGCGCTCGGCTTCGTGTGGGCCGCGCTCTGGTACACGCAGTACCGGTCGCCGGCCGATCATCCGCGCATCACGTCGCAGGAGCGCGCGCTGATCCGCGACGGCCAGGCCACGATGCCGCCGGTGTCGAAGCGCCGCATCCGCGACGTCGTCACCGCGCGGCGCTTCTGGGCCATCGCGCTGCCGCGCTTTTTCGCCGAACCCGCGTGGCAGACCTTCAGCTTCTGGATTCCGCTGTACCTCGCGACCGAGCGCCACATGCCGCTCACGCAGATCGCGATCTTCGCGTGGATGCCGTTTCTCGCGGCCGACGCCGGCGGCATCGCGGGCGGCTATCTGTCGCCGTATCTCGCCAACCGCTTCAAGCTGCCGCTCGTGTGGTCGCGCGTCGCCGGCGTCGCGCTCGGCGCGGTGCTGATGCTCGGGCCCGCGATGATCGGCCTCGTATCGTCGCCGTACACGGCCATCGCGCTGTTCTGTGTCGGCGGCTTCGCGCACCAGATGATCTCCGCGCTCGTCAACACGCTGTCGGCCGACGTGTTCGATTCCGAGGAAGTCGGCACCGCGAGCGGCTTCGCCGGGATGGCCGCGTGGATCGGCGGACTCGGCTTCTCGCTGCTGGTCGGCGCGCTCGCCGACAAGATCGGCTATGCGCCGCTGTTCGCGTGCCTCGGCCTGTTCGACCTCATCGGCGTTACGCTGCTCGCGGTGTTGATCCGCGGGCAGTCGAAGCAGGAACGCCTGCTCGCACGGCACGCCTGA